The following proteins come from a genomic window of Dromaius novaehollandiae isolate bDroNov1 chromosome 19, bDroNov1.hap1, whole genome shotgun sequence:
- the NSUN5 gene encoding 28S rRNA (cytosine-C(5))-methyltransferase, with translation MALYSAAAAVLAGLERGEGGLKSLVYNSRFPHVRQLYALVSETLRYSPVLDALLAGAALLQAEKKLPPHLAKVLVYDLLFGKGLKCGGRWKALARRHRARLQAELARLKVQRKVSRNEDLLAPAEGASLGAPQLPRYVRVNTLKTCVDDVIDFFKRQGYSYLGKAASVEELSSLSGKKFLLDLHLPELLVFPPQTDFHNNQLYTSGHIILQDKASCLPAFLLSPAAGSHVIDACAAPGNKTSHVAAILKNKGQIFAFDLDTKRLATMNTMLMRAGVTSFELAQRDFLTVDPRDSKYSKVTHILLDPSCSGSGMVNRVPTEEAAPSAERLQALAGFQRKILSHALSFPAVRRLAYSTCSVHQEENEDVVHAVLQEQGSAFRLVNVLPAWPCRGVATFPGAECCLRASPAETLTNGFFVAVLERCGEEAAVPSSLPTAAEGSLQQGRGAQPGTAHKKKRKKQRVKE, from the exons ATGGCGCTCTACAGCGCTGCGGCCGCCGTGCTGGCGGGGCTGGAGCGCGGCGAGGGCGGCCTCAAGAGCCTCGTGTACAACAGCCGCTTCCCG CACGTGAGGCAGCTGTACGCGCTGGTGTCCGAGACGCTGCGGTACTCGCCGGTGCTGGACGCCCTGCTGGCCGGCGCCGCGCTGCTGCAGGCCGAGAAGAAGCTGCCCCCGCACCTGGCCAAG GTGCTGGTGTACGACCTGCTCTTCGGCAAGGGCCTCAAGTGCGGGGGCCGCTGGAAGGCGCTGGCCCGGCGCCACCGGGCCCGTCTGCAGGCCGAGCTGGCCCGGCTCAAGGTGCAGCGGAAGGTGAGCCGCAACGAGGATCTCCTGGCCCCGGCGGAGGGAGCAAGCCTGGGAG ccccccagctACCGCGCTACGTCCGAGTGAACACCCTGAAGACTTGTGTGGATGACGTGATTGACTTCTTCAAGCGCCAGGGCTACTCCTACCTGGGCAAGGCAGCCAG CGTGGAGGAACTGAGCTCCCTCTCGGGGAAGAAATTCCTGTTGGATCTTCATCTCCCAGAGCTGCTGGTCTTCCCTCCGCAGACAGACTTCCACAACAACCAGCTTTATACTTCCGGGCACATAATACTGCAGGACAAG gccagctgcctccctgccttcctcctgaGTCCAGCTGCTGGCTCCCACGTGATTGATGCTTGTGCCGCCCCTGGGAACAAGACCAGCCATGTGGCTGCCATCCTGAAGAACAAGGG GCAGATCTTTGCCTTTGACCTGGACACCAAGCGCCTGGCCACCATGAACACCATGCTGATGCGTGCTGGGGTCACCAGCTTTGAGCTGGCCCAGCGGGACTTCCTGACAGTTGATCCCAGGGACTCCAAGTACAGCAAAGTGACCCATATCCTCCTAGACCCGTCATGCAGTGGCTCAG GGATGGTGAACCGGGTGCCGACAGAGGAGGCTGCCCCCAGTGCAGAGCGGCTGCAGGCGCTAGCTGGATTCCAGCGCAAGATCCTGAGCCATGCTCTGAGCTTCCCGGCTGTCCGGCGCCTGGCCTACTCCACCTGCTCGGTGCACCAGGAGGAGAATGAGGACGTGGTACAtgctgtgctccaggagcagGGCTCAGCCTTCAG GCTGGTGAACGTGTTGCCTGCTTGGCCCTGCCGAGGAGTTGCTACCTTCCCTGGAGCTGAATGCTGCCTCCGAGCCTCCCCTGCAGAGACGCTCACCAATGGCTTCTTTGTGGCTGTGCTGGAGCGGTGTGGGGAAGAGGCTGCTGTCCCCAG ctccctgcccacagcagctGAGGGGAGCCTACAGCAAGGAAGGGGAGCACAGCCAGGGACTGCtcacaagaagaaaaggaaaaagcagcgaGTGAAAGAATGA
- the TRIM50 gene encoding E3 ubiquitin-protein ligase TRIM50: protein MARKMSIDELEDQLLCPICLEVFKEPLMLQCGHSYCKSCVVTLSSELDGQFLCPVCRQSVDCSASPPNVTLARVIEALQSRGEAESTPESCPVHHNPLSLFCEDDQEVICGLCGTIGNHRQHKITPISTTYCRMKEELSVLLTDVHQCKRNLDEQFSRLINNKIRIANEADVFKCVTRKEFQELHRYIDEEKDTFLESVEGKATQLITSIESQVKQTSDALQRLKEMESSLEMLNNESQLDFIRKYSSSQFRSELPSLQLGDGIFSPVSFKPCFHQDDIKMTVWKRLHRRVLPAPEMLKLDPVTAHPLLELFKGDTVVQCGLYQRRDSNPKRFDSSNCILTSKGFSCGQHYWEVIVGTRNHWRIGIIKGTVSRKGKLSKSPENGVWLIGLKEGKIYEAFSTPRATLPLAARPQRIGIYLHYEKGELTFYNADSPDELSPIYTFQAEFQGQLYPIVDLCWPERGPYSLPIILPRPAMSQHPHVPYKHPAPEEPTKL, encoded by the exons ATGGCTCGGAAGATGAGCATTGATGAGCTGGAGGACCAGCTCCTCTGTCCCATCTGCCTGGAGGTCTTCAAGGAGCCCCTGATGCTGCAGTGTGGGCATTCGTACTGCAAGTCCTGCGTGGTGACACTGTCCTCGGAGCTGGACGGGCAGTTCCTGTGCCCTGTGTGCCGCCAGAGCGTGGACTGCAGTGCCTCGCCGCCCAACGTCACATTGGCCCGTGTCATCGAGGCGCTGCAGAGCCGGGGCGAGGCAGAGTCCACCCCGGAGTCCTGCCCAGTCCACCACAATCCCCTCAGCCTCTTCTGTGAGGATGACCAAGAGGTGATCTGCGGACTGTGCGGCACCATCGGCAACCACCGCCAGCACAAGATCACCCCCATCTCTACCACATACTGCCGGATGAAG gagGAGCTGTCTGTGCTGCTAACTGACGTCCACCAGTGCAAGAGGAACCTGGATGAACAATTCAGCAGGCTCATCAACAACAAAATACGTATTGCA AATGAGGCAGATGTCTTCAAGTGTGTGACCCGTAAGGAGTTCCAGGAGCTGCACAGGTACATCGACGAGGAGAAGGACACCTTCCTGGAGAGTGTCGAAGGGAAGGCAACCCAGCTTATCACCTCCATTGAGTCCCAGGTCAAGCAGACGTCAGATGCTCTGCAGAGGCTGAAGGAGATGGAGAGCTCGCTGGAGATGCTCAACAATGAGAGCCAGCTTGATTTCATCCGG AAATACAGCTCCTCCCAGTTCAG GTCAGAGCTTCCCAGCCTGCAGCTGGGCGATGGCATCTTCAGCCCCGTTTCCTTCAAGCCATGTTTCCACCAAGATGACATCAAGATGACTGTGTGGAAGCGCCTGCACCGCCGGGTTCTGCCAG CTCCAGAGATGCTGAAACTGGACCCCGTGACTGCACATCCTCTCCTGGAACTCTTCAAGGGTGACACAGTGGTGCAGTGTGGTCTCTATCAGCGCCGGGACAGCAACCCCAAGCGTTTTGACTCCAGCAACTGCATCCTTACCAGCAAGGGCTTCTCCTGTGGTCAGCACTACTGGGAGGTGATCGTGGGCACCAGGAACCACTGGCGCATTGGCATCATCAAGGGTACAGTCAGCCGCAAAGGGAAGCTCAGCAAGTCTCCTGAGAATGGAGTGTGGCTCATTGGcctaaaggaagggaaaatcTACGAGGCCTTCAGCACCCCACGGGCCACCCTGCCACTGGCTGCCCGGCCTCAGCGCATCGGGATCTATCTGCACTACGAGAAGGGAGAGTTGACCTTCTACAATGCCGACAGCCCTGATGAGCTCAGCCCCATCTACACCTTCCAGGCAGAGTTCCAGGGCCAGCTCTACCCTATTGTGGACCTGTGCTGGCCAGAGCGAGGGCCCTACTCCCTGCCCATCATCCTGCCCAGACCTGCCATGAGCCAGCACCCCCACGTGCCGTACAAACACCCTGCCCCAGAGGAGCCCACCAAACTGTAG
- the FKBP6 gene encoding inactive peptidyl-prolyl cis-trans isomerase FKBP6: MAGPGQVPEWGQRPAGQAPGPAAPASPFQRLVQARRLQDLSGDGGVLKEVLRPGAGEPVAPDASVAVKYSGYLEYADEPFCTNCYRKLPRLMKLGKDITLGGLEIGLLTMKKGELARFVFTPDYAYGKLGCPPLIPLNATVLFEVELLDFLDSAESDRFFALTAEQQGVFPLQKVLKVADTEREFGNYLYRQQCFMDAKDRYKRACSILGRSPSTEAEQRQIDASKLLVLLNLSLTYLKLERPARALTYGEKALEIDQRNAKALFRCGQACLCMTEYEKARDFLVRAQHIQPFNHDINNELKKLASCYKDYVDKEKEMCCRMFAPLNCSPL, translated from the exons aTGGCGGGTCCGGGACAGGTGCCAGAGTGGGGGCAGCGCCCGGCAGGGcaggccccgggccccgccgcccccgcgtcCCCCTTCCAGCGGCTGGTGCAGGCCCGGCGCCTGCAGGACCTCAGCGGCGACGGAGGGGTGCTCAAGGAGGTGCTGCGCCCCGGCGCTGGGGAGCCCGTGGCCCCGGACGCCTCTGTGGCAG TGAAGTACTCTGGGTACCTGGAATACGCAGATGAGCCCTTCTGCACGAACTGCTACAGGAAGCTTCCTCGACTGATGAAACTTGGAAAAG ACATTACGCTAGGGGGGCTGGAAATTGGCCTGCTCACCATGAAGAAGGGAGAACTGGCAAGATTTGTCTTCACACCGGATTATGCCTATGGGAAACTAGGCTGTCCTCCTCTGATTCCCCTGAATGCCACAGTCTTGTTCGAAGTGGAGTTGCTGGACTTCCTAGACTCGGCTGAATCTGACAGATTCTTTGCTTTGACTGCT GAGCAGCAGGGTGTGTTTCCGCTACAAAAGGTGTTGAAAGTGGCAGACACAGAAAGAGAGTTTGGCAATTACCTCTACCGTCAGCAGTGCTTCATGGATGCCAAAGACAGATACAAACGG GCATGCTCCATCCTAGGTCGCAGCCCTTCCACTGAGGCAGAGCAGCGTCAGATTGATGCTTCTAAATTGCTGGTGCTCCTCAATCTCTCGCTTACTTACCTGAAACTGGAGCGTCCTGCCCGAGCTCTGACATACGGAGAAAAGGCTTTGGAGATCGACCAAAGAAATGCCAAAGCGCTATTCAGGTGTGGCCAG GCTTGTCTCTGCATGACAGAATATGAAAAAGCCCGGGATTTCCTGGTCAGAGCTCAGCATATACAGCCGTTTAACCACGATATTAACAATGAGCTGAAAAAGTTGGCAAG CTGTTACAAGGACTATGTGGATAAGGAGAAAGAAATGTGCTGCCGAATGTTCGCCCCTCTCAACTGTTCTCCTCTATGA